CATCAACTTCCTAATCATCATCTTGTTCAGATGCCTGCTGTTCTTTTACGATGAAATGGGCAAATCTATCTTATATACTGCATCTATTTTGTATcccttttgacattttatttcttttattcttgtttttttttttaattcagtactGTTACAAGgcagcattattttttattttactgtaatcaCTGATATTAGCGTCCATCTTTCAGTTTTTCTGTAGGCTCTACTGGGAAGCATCACAATAATGTAGATGGCAGAAAATGAGTTGGACTGAActcaaaacactatagtattctaTAACAAGATGgccattattttaaacaaacgtctttaatttagagattttttttaattgtacataATTATACAAAACTTATATTGTATACTTATACAAAAAATACTTATAATGACAATGAGTTATAATAATGTTGTTCAGAAAGAATGATCACTTTGAACAATAGCAGACATAATTTTTGTTTCAGTATCATGATTTCTGAGGTTTCTGCAACATTCCGGCTCCAAGTTTTGCCAGCATCAGGACACTGCAAGAAACGGTTAAAGGATTCATtacaaccaaaaatgaaaatacacattaaaaatacACCAAGCAGTAGTTAAAGTTAAATCTTTTTTCCCCCTTCCTCTCAACTGCTTTATGACAAAAGTACAGCAGAAAGGCATTTGGACTATTATGatgagtcttgtttttttttttacttcacagtcaggtttataacgatggtttttgtGCCATTGGAGCAGGAAAGTCATTCACTGAAAACCCAGAGAAAACTGGGGTGGGCGATATGATAAAAATCTATCATGATACAAGTCACTGCGTATCCTGATAACTACATATTCAATTAGTAGTAATATTGACCACATGGATAGGATTATTTCTCtttgacattttaaagtatatgctCAAATAAGCgcaatcatattttattattttttctcacCTTTAGTAGAAATTCTGGGCAATTGTTTAGGtatacacacacagctaaagtcagaattattagccccctcctGTAAAggatttgtaaaaaaattttttacgaattgtaaaacacaattcagttttaataactctaataactgatttcttttatctttgtcatgatgacagtaaataatgtttgactagatattttttcaagacatttaaaggcttaactaatttaattaagttaactaggcaggttagggtaattaggcaagttattgtaacgatggtttgttctgtagactatcaaaaaaaaactgttttattctagccaaaataaaacaaataagactttctccagaagaaacaatgattagacatactgtaaaaaattccttgctctgttaaacatcatttaggaaatattttaaaaagaaaaaaaattcaaagaggggctaatgattctgacttcaacagtgtgagtatatgtgtgtgtgtgtgctaaatttaaacattgtactttcaagcTGGCAACTTTTTCTACATGCTGTTATTCACATTTCTGCCTGCATCCAGATTGATCATCTATAAGACGAATGAAGTATTACCGTAACCAATGTATTTAGCAACACCACGCTATAGCAGAATATGAAATAGACTTTGTATTTTGCCAATATGAGCGCATAGCCctataacattatttaacttgCCGTTTTCTCTGACTTTGCAATATTGTGAGCCATTAATGTGATGAAATCTTTCGAAAGCAGGTTGTCCAGATAAAGGCCAAAGGGATGACCCTTTCAGCCACAGCAAGAGAAGTTGGTTTTCTAGAATATTCTTTACCTCAAATCCACAAAAGAGAAGTGCAGCACCATggcagagtgaatgcaaatgtatATCAAAGCTTCTGCAACAAGATTTCTTCAAACCTTTATATACGCTACAACCATTGCTGTTCATTTATCATTGTTTTtcacaaaataaatcatttttgtttaactgCCTTCCTCCAAATTCCTTCAAAATGAACAATGAATATtacattatttctaaaacaaaatgtccattgattatttaaaatgattaatctTGGTCTTGGTGTTAGGAACAAATGAAGCCTTTACATCAGGATGTTTTTGATGTTCTATCAGAAATACAGTATTGAATTAATCAAAGTGACGAGTGCACTATAATCAAGGTAAAAACAGTAACAGTAAGACAGAATGTCATTCATCAAAACTTTTTGCTTTACTCAACCATGAAATTTAGTTTGCGTATCAGTAACAGAAACATACTTTAAATTGCAGTCAGGTGTTTGAATTGCCGTTTCAGTCTGTATTTCACATGCCTCAAAGAGAAACAGCTTCTCTAAAACAATCACAGAATGCGTTCGACGTAGGTGGTACTTTGTTAATTGAATGCATttcaaattaataatttttttattattattaaaaataatttgagtGAGAGAAATTTACTTTTTTTGACTCAACTTGGCTTTTTTTACTTAACTTGTGGCTTAACTTAAAACCAAAAATGCCCAACCAAATCGGTCCAAATATTGAGCATTATATGGTGTTTAGCCACTGTCACtgtaattttccttttttaaaaaaaaataaataaataaaatggtttagtttagttgtttGCATAATATCATGCCAAGTTTCAAGTTTCTGGACTactatgccagaatgagagtatagtttctagtCATATTGGAGTAGAAAACCGTCATATTTTCCATTGGTTTTATtatacaatgtaactacagaagactcgagctttaaataggacaattaccaaaactttttaaacaaaatgctAATGTTAATGGTCAAAACCAGTTCAATTCATTATGCCAAGCAAAATCTGACGCCGCCAGAACAAGAAATTAGCTGAATGTATTCAAAAAATGGGTTAAGtccactgtttaactctagaagaGGTGAAAAAAGAGGTGGAGTGTCCCTTTAAGGGGCACTTCCCTTCTAATTGTGTGAAGGACAGATAACTGACGCAAGATGTGGTGTGTAACAGACCTTGACAAATATATTGTGCTGTTACATGTGACCTCTCTATACAAACGGTGCACTAAAGCATAAGTAAAAGCAAGTGTGTATTAATTAACTCCTTCTACCAAGCATATTTTAGCGATTTTCCTGAtgcaaaacatacacaaaaattaGCACCTTTCCTTGCAAACTTGTTTAAGGTTATAACTTTCCTGCTGCTGTTAGTCCATTACTGCTTGGTCAACATCTAGATCAACATGAATCATTACATATTGCCATTGATTTCAACCAACTTAGTGCATTACCTATTATTTTCCACTTTTGGTCCATAtggaagtgtaaaaaaaaataaataaaaaaaataaatgtcctTTTTAAAGAAAGAGTTCTTGCTCATAAATTTGGAGTTCAACTgcaaaaccccccaaaaaaacttgTTTTATACGAGTGTTTGTGAGTTAAACAGCTATTAGTAATGGAAAAAAATTTGACATGCACGTTATGGGACTCGGTCAGCAAAAGTGAAGATCAgatatgttgttaaaagcaacgCTATCATAAAATTACTGCTTTGTATAAGGGATTTGGGTGATTAAAAATAATGGATATCCTTTCTTAAACTAATTAACTGCGAGATGTGTTAGTTACCTCGCTCCAGCAATGAGACCAGCTGGAATGATTTTGCGTGAGTTGTAGAATCTCTTCCCCATGATAGCAGCAAGCGTCCCAGATGCAGCTggggaataataataaaaaaaaaacgatgaaGACATGTGGTTGTAGTAAACACTATGACctaattttataaaatacatgCAAGCTGCTTCAAGATACAGAAAGAGCCTATATTGATCCAGAAATAAGTGCAAACCTAAAGACACCCAAATATTTCCAGGATCTTGTGATGTTTGGTAAGCACCAAAACCAGCCAAACCTCCAAAGACAAGCCCTGCTGCCAAAGAGGGGACACTGCCTAAAAGACAAATCAGTTTAAAGGGAAGAATACTGAAACACTGACAACACTTAAATCCAGCATAGCTCAattctggggtccgttcttcgtacgtggattactcgaTTAACTGGATTTgaatattgacgatttgacatgatccaagatcgtttagttcttctaaactcatctgagacttgttgtcatagcaacagttctggtaactcaaacctgctagggagcaggctcatttcatataaacagcattcgttaaaaaatatatacattaataaaacTTACGCAAACTGCACTCCTAAGTAATAGTATAAAggctgccacctggtggttcaacgAGAAATTTATTGATATTAACTTTTTGGATACAAacgcgtacatgcacaatattcgactttttttttttgaaaaggatAATAATTCATGCAGTCGTGGTTGTGTTTTGACTGCTAATATGCCAGTGATTGAcatttaccgatatcaaaatacTTTTTTGATGCGAAATAAATTTAGTTATTCCTTACGccaattaaaaaaacttgagtaggcctaggctactataataaagaaaatcttctctaattgtagaactaaatacatttatatgcattaaaatacatgaagaatactcttgacacatgaaagtgtaaatcctgcagctcacaacaaatgtgtaaagttattgTGTGTCATAACAAACTGTTTACagctaattttatgtaattttgctcacatggataattgaatattaatcggatgatgtcattacactccaatgccgtcagccaatcattgcattgctgatcaggATTTtgtggatcgatagatctgtccttcacaacacacgccgcgatctcagatcagtttatccagacattttaatctgattcacgaacttgtttgaaaaaccaaatttgccagagatcagttatcaaaaataaaagatccaggatctgccatatcatcttagatcatttaagcgatgtacgaagaacagacccctaaTTTGTTCAAACAAATTTATAATTACTccaaataaaacagtaaataaataaagtgttcaAAAGGTATCACTTCctaaaattaaccatggttttattatagacaaaaatttactttaaaatagaagtgtaaccattttaaaaaatacatttgaaaaaccACATGgttgtgcttttttattattattttgtattaaaaccaTGATTAAGTTTCATACGGGTAAAACTAATTGAAGTAACGTTGGttttattcgcacattcgttcagtgacaacttgtgacatgctacCTATTTTGTTTACCGTGGTACTTTGAAGATTCTGTATGAAATAACATGAAAGTATGACTTCATGAGAACATTATCACAATTTATTTGACTGAACAttgttgtattttgatagtcattggctgctaatatgatttcgctatttagaatttgcaaagaatacttctctgaaattatattattcaggaaaaagtctgaatgtgtgaatataaaaccaactttacctcagtgtgACATACTCCCTATATTGTTAACTGTGATACTGAATATTTGGACCGAAATGACATGCCTTCAAAtaaacattagcactatttaattgactgttaacaatgttgtactttgatagtgattggctgctaatataatttcactatttagaatttgcaattaatacttttttgaaattatattattaaagagaaagtctgaatataatCATGTCTCAATCTAAAACGAACCTACAATACCATAATCAAACAATCACTAGCATATCCGGTTTAAATGTttggaataaaataaattcatcGAGCTTTCACATTACCTGCTTTAACATATCCAATGACTCCACCAGATGCAACTAGCGCTGCGTATCCATATCCAGCCCAATCCACTGCCATCCCCAACACCTGTGGACACATATCGACACATTTTAACCTCAGACGGTGACAGTTTACAGCCCCTGTCAACTGAATGCCAAAGCACACCTGTATAAAAACGACAACTGCAGTAGAATTCATAAGCAGAGTATAGAACCACACTTATAACAATGAAGAGTGACTGTCTGAATGACATACACACTTAAACGTTACTGATAAActtcagcttatctcagcgtgaGCTTGCATTTATACTATAAAGAGTGAGAACAGAGACCGGCACGGTGTTTATTCAGCGTATTTGATTACTCAAGATACACCAGtgtaaaatgtttgttaataTTGGACTAATACTTGCAGCTTGAGAGTATATTCTGCTGGATGTCCTTGGTTGCTTCGTGTAGTCAACTCGCAGTGTGCGACGTTCCGTAAGACGTCATAATGAACGACACACAAACGCCAATGAAAATTTACGCACGTGACGTACTTGCGTCTCCTGTTTACTTATGGGAAATGAAGTTGGTTCAACCTTTTATTTTAAAGCGAAATAAATACCCCCACTCCTTTCTTTCCTTTATCCTCCCTTTTCTTGCTTATGATTGATTAATGTCTAAACTTTTACTGAatgataattatattttaaagaaatgcatCAATTATAATTACTTTTGCTAATGTCTCCCTTTATGTATTCCCATCGTGTATTCTGTAGgaacttttacagttttttttttacaatcattttcaggcccgtagccagcttgttgaaaatgatgtacattttttttttttgcagttattcgtctcattttctatttaattataagatttaaatactgaatttagttAGATTTTAAGCACTTTTGTTAGCTGATCAGCTTGTCAGATGTTCATcctaaccacactttttgatgtacaaaaaaatatttcctaaatatttggaataaaaaacataacaaatatttatttttttaaaaacaaattcataaCATCATATATCAAAATCATCATttggttttaaattaaaaacggtAGCCTATCGTAAtgtattaggcaaataacaaacgccattaaaaaaaaaaaaaaaaaaaaaaaaaaaaaaaaaaaaatatatatatatatatatatatatatatatatatatatatatatatatatatatatatatataatttagcgCTTCataatttttctagcctctcttgtaaaaaaaagtgcatttgaaaattcatggataacaacaatagtcaaaatagtattcagcttgaatttaatatgggctgcttttggtgcttcacacttttttattggtcatgttttctttcaagaataaggtccaagatttagaataaaagttacttgtcaaatgttttctctataCTTAAAACAGTTCAGTAGCGAAAGATGgtactcatgaaaaataattgtttgcattggccaaaactgattagctaaagTCACACCAGGATTCCGCCTGGTCTTAAAGTCTTTTTCGGtggtttatttttactatttatgataGCATagtagtcaaaataggacaatgAGCTCATGTACTGTATAGGACagattctggacctttgtcagtgaggggtgggtcctCCGAACCACCCGGAATCGCACATTCTTGCAAAACTCACTTCAAAGATACTTTATTTTGAACAattgattttatttcaataaacaaAGCATCAAATCAATACCAAACTTTCAAAATGTAACTCACACACTACACCTGACACTAATAGTGTAGTCATTAAATTCAAATTATGTAACTAAACTGATACAAGCACAAAATTAAAAGCGACTTTTGCAATTTGATGCATAGTTTTATTGAAACTGATGTACACATTTGTTTAGATCATGAACGTTTCACACTGTataacccaaaaagttaaggcaactcaaaccatttaaggaaacagattgaaacaaacaatttaacttcaaaaactaatctatataagtactgtgaacttaatccatttaagttgaagtaatgaggcacttaattaactcattaccttcaacattgagttcaaaactcttttcaaatgagtagaattaactttcagtaaattttgagttaactacactcatttcacttgataaagttgactgttgggttttacagtgcaggtcaGATGGTAGCAGTTACCACAGAACATGACCCTGCATATCAATAGATGATATATTTCATTCTCATATACTTTGCCAGATATGGTACACATTTTAAAGTTTTCATGTTTGCCAACTGTATGCAAGAAATCCCTTGTAACTGACATAAGACTGGATTCAACATGCCAGAAAGCTCTTTCAAAGATGTTTGGCTAATGAAAGCATCAACTGTGATGTGAATGAGAACCTGTGGCCAAATCCACAAGAACGGACTGATGAAAACATATGACAGACAGTCAGCAATGCTTCAGTTGActgcttttcttttctattttaattttttaatctcTGTTGTGATAGCATTAACGACATTCAAATTTAGTTATACACACTATGGAttgcaagttcatatttggatatataaaatacagtatgtcatatttgcaacatatttcaaaatattgcaaaaatggctgcAGACATATCTATTTCAACCActggaattacaaatatatacatgGTCAAATATATcagctatatttttatatatgtgttaATTTATGTGCTATATTTTAATTAGTCTTGTAACAGCTTTTCACCATGAAAAGACTTCAGCTAAGAGAAATCAAACAGTTTAGCAAGACAGCAATCTgtcattgtttttgttcattGGTTTATTTTCTGGAAGCACAGCTAAAATAGATAATCTGGAAGCAACCAAGTccagttaattaatttaatttaatgacggTTATTTTTATAacgttttactttttatttcaaaacaataACCTACATAAAGTAACTGTAGCATTTGTAGTATGGCATTAAAGTTAAATAAGAAAAAACTTAACTGCCGATTTATTCAACAAGGCTTCTTAAAGCTAAACGTACGCAGATATAACCCATGATTATTTTCTTCCAGCCATGcctaaaagtttttatttttatttttaaatagttccaGTTtaatcttctgccactttttaaaatgcacattagATGGCGCCAGATGACCAAATGAGAAACGTTTGTCTTTTGTCGCGGGTCTCTGCAGTCGTTGCAAGCGGATTCATTGATTGGGGGGTAGGGGGCTAAGCAACTCCAGCCATAGGccccaagtcctgaaatgcactcatatatatatatatatatatatatatatatatatatatatatatatatatatatatatatatatataatatatatatatatatatatatatatatatatatatatatatatatatatatggatattttttcataatattattattacataacattgcattataaaaaattatatattttattgtatattaaatattaaataatattgaattacgtaataattttatttgtttggctcttatacaaaatatgatagaaaacaatgtaatatatagtttataggtataatttatacttctagatatttagtgGGGACCCCCAGGACAAccctaagcggccgcttaccttgcttatttgTTAAATCTGCACCTGCACACGCACTGTCACATTTAGAaacatgttgtgtttgtgtgggttagggttcagcatatgttttctacatttatttatttatttatttccctacTCGTTAAAAAAGTAGCCTGAACTATGATAATAATCTATATCGGCTTACATTTTTAGCACATTAGAAATATGTTAGGCTGTCGTTAAGCCACAATAAATTAAGCAAAATGCGATAATAATTTGTCGATTTGTCGATAAGATGGAAATGTGATAGAGAAAGAGTCTACTTCTAACATTGTCCAATAGAGGGCCCAAGAGAACGTTATATGTCTTAAGAGGGAACCCGTTTTCTTGATCTCTGAACTAACTTTATTTCCTAAAATGTGCAGACTAAAAGAGAAGGCTATTTTATATTTCACTGCTGGCCTGTCATGAAAAGAAAACCTGCTTTGATTGTAATTACATTTGCAATAGTCAATACTGATACTGGAActatcatttttgtttattttgccaATTTTTAATGGAGCTCGATTATAATGGTGCTTTTCGGAGACATTTAGTCAGACACAAGCTGATGTTCTGCTTGGCTATATATTagcaaacaacaataataatatatattagcaATCAACAACGATAATAGTTAATTGTCCGTTTATATTCTACATAGCCTGTTATCGGTAAGCATTTAAGTTGTGCTGTcataaaaagattattttcagaaaaacaaaaacatcagaaTGGCATCTCTGAATACAAAATTGATATCAGACTGAGGTTGCCTATGCattttgcacacagtttgtgtttaaTGCCGCTTTCTGAAAATTACTTTGACACTTCCACTTACTTCGGTTAATTTGCAACTTTACAACGCTAACATGTGTTAATAATTTATACAGTTAAATTAATGTAACAAAGCGACAGGGGTACCCGTATTGTACCCATATTGTAAAATCTAATTTCTTAAGATGTTGAAAAAAGATTGATATGCACAGACCGGCACCAGCCTACAGACCCGTAAGGATTTACGGGTGGTTAGAATATTTACTTAGTTTTCGCTCAGTAATTCTTTAGATGAtcaaaatgacaggaaaaaatacCAGtatgacttaataaaagtgaatgtaaataaagtgaaaatgATTAAACGTAAACGTCTCGTGATGTAGGCTAACTCAGTTATAATATCTGaggttataaatattttaatagtcACAATTAAAACAACAAGTGCGAAATGCCACACTGCTCCTGCTCTTGTATCAGGAATCTCAACTTTTACCTTTTCAGGTGTCGTTGTCGTACACGTGCCAATAGAGCGCATGCGCCGTGAGGTGGTTCTCTGTTTTTATTACCAGGTGAGTAGATTTTGTTCAGGTAAAGTGGAATTTTGCTTAAGGACACAAGACCCAATGAGATAACACTGTGTCATGTACCACATTCAGAAAGAAGAGACAAGAATGTCACTAATGGGCAAAATGGGAGACTGGCAGGTACGTTCTCTTCCTTAAGATATGAGGGTGATGCTGCTTTGACTTTTAATTGTATTACTTCTCCATGGCAACGTTTtgtatattcattaatttaaattaatgattaaaaagcttttaaataaaatgctaaaaagaaaaatgtatttatcaccCAGCTCTGCGTTTAGACTGAAAGATAAGTAACGGCAACAGAAAGAAAGGGATGAAAAGAAAATCAGATTTCTCTAAAACAAGCACTCATTATGTAGATAGTCAGAGAGGGGCAACTTTGCTATTAGAAAATAGTTATGCCTACTTATTTAGCCTATTTTACTTTctgctttaaatgttttattttaggcTATTTGCTGTTTATTGTTGTTCGGTTATTAGCTTAATGCAGTTTCATTCTGTGCAGGCCTTCGCATACATTTTCATATGTCAGGATAAATGGAAAAGACTATATCACTACTTTCTTTATATATGTGTTTTCTCACTGTTTTTCCTGTGTCCTTCTGTGTCAAACACTGTCCTAAGTATTGTGGTCAAGGGGAATCtgaaaaaaagcaacacaaacaaaaataaaatattttgtgattAAAGCACTATATCGAAAATGTTAGATTCTTGCGACACGATTATACAATTTTCTCATTTTGAAAATTACGACAAAGTTTTAGGAATGCAGACTAGTTCTAAATTTTCTTTTGTGCGACTGGTTTCAGCGATGCGGACCCCCAATCAATAAGCAGCGAACAACAAAGCAGCACACCCCATTCATTTCTACTGCGCGTTTCTCTGCCTCTCTTAATCATCATTGTGTCTTAGTTTCTTTCGGCCTCTCATTAATGACAACTGGACTCACCCCACCAAAAATGGTAATGGAGGTAATGGAAAGACAACGCCTTAGACTCGGCGACCTGTCTTCTGACCTCATTCACATTTAACAAGCCATGTTGTTGTGTTAATTATTTACACTTATCAAATTGCGCCGCTACACGTTGTAAATAGATGTATACCTACTGAAGAATTGACTTTTTGCATAACATTATTGCGAGTATTTTACAGGCAAACGTTCACTGTAggactaaaacaacattttacagtTGTCAGACTGGGCGCAATTTTATTTTGGCCAACTGAATCACGAGAATGCAACAGAAGCGTATTGTTGAATAAATAGCCTGTTTTACAAACTGCTTGTGGAgtgtaaatttgacatttttaaatactgtttGAATGATATTTTGTTCATGGTTCAAGTCCTAGAATTATTCCAACTGGATGATTCAAATAAACAGGAGAAGCTCTCATTCACCATTTATATCAGTCCCTGTAATTTACCGTTACCTTTTGAAATACAAATGAAACGCAGTAAAGGTATTCTTGCTGGAATTCTCGTTGCAGTTTCTACCTGTGTATATTCATTGGCTTTGCTCTCTTGATATGCTAATGAGGGTTATTACAGTAGCGATCGAGTCTCTCTCTTCCACCATTAGAGGGAGATCTGAGCGCGCAGCTCAAGCCTTGTATGCACTGTGTCAAACTCAAGCGAAGGCGCACTGCACTCTATCCACAACCAATGAAAATGCTTTGGAAATTAACtgataatattaaatatgaagACTTCGAGGTAAGCGGCTTAACCAGGCTTTTGATACAAAATGTTGcatgatatttattaaaattcgGAACGGTTTAACTTTTCTCgttcagtttgtttttattttactgggTTGCTGTTTTGCTATTTAATTTAGATCAGGAAGTGATAAATGCAATTTTGTGATAAGTGATTAAAAACTGCATGATCCATAGCACATGGCTTAATTGTTtccagcctaataataataataataataataataataataataataataataataataacaacagctaataaaaaagaaaaataataaatacacgtTGATCATAAATTGCCAGAAattctgtataataataataatcataataataataatattaataataatttttgctaAACGTAAATTTGGTAAGTTTGTTCATTGTCAAAAACACATTATCACCAATCACGCGTGCATTTTAGCAGTAgtcaaattacttttaaaatgtatgcgtttttttctttttcttcttcatgTCTTTCCCCCCTCCATGTTGTGTTtgtggtgaatgcagttatatgGGAGTAGTTTGCGGAGTGGCGAAGCCAGTAAAACGTGTTTTCGCTGAGAATCACACGCCATGATCAGGAATGAACCTCTGTTTCTCCACGTGTCTTTACGAATTTCTTTCAGCGCACAGACTAGTTTTGACTGTAATAAATAGCCCAGTTTTGTAATTGCGCATGTCATGGACGCTGAGCAAAATATGTAGAATAAATAGCTGTAAACTTTATTGAATATGCGCTCTGGCGGCGAGTTCATCAGCATCGGCGTAAATTCGTGGCGAGGGATTCTAGTGGGCCATGGAGAACGAACAGACGAGgatt
This window of the Danio aesculapii chromosome 24, fDanAes4.1, whole genome shotgun sequence genome carries:
- the tmem14ca gene encoding transmembrane protein 14C isoform X2 codes for the protein MAVDWAGYGYAALVASGGVIGYVKAGSVPSLAAGLVFGGLAGFGAYQTSQDPGNIWVSLAASGTLAAIMGKRFYNSRKIIPAGLIAGASVLMLAKLGAGMLQKPQKS
- the tmem14ca gene encoding transmembrane protein 14C isoform X1; protein product: MNSTAVVVFIQVLGMAVDWAGYGYAALVASGGVIGYVKAGSVPSLAAGLVFGGLAGFGAYQTSQDPGNIWVSLAASGTLAAIMGKRFYNSRKIIPAGLIAGASVLMLAKLGAGMLQKPQKS